Proteins encoded in a region of the Nicotiana tomentosiformis chromosome 9, ASM39032v3, whole genome shotgun sequence genome:
- the LOC104100447 gene encoding large ribosomal subunit protein bL12c-like, protein MASTLSTITLSAPSHPTPNSPHASISFPKQMLKFPIPSPKLHHHRPLAAVEAPEKVVGLGDEISNLTLADAQKLVEYLQDKLGVTAASFAPAAVSAAPAAAEAPVVVEEKTEFDVIIQEVPSNARIAAIKAVRALTNLALKEAKELIEGLPKKFKEGISKDEAEEAKKQLEEAGAKVSIA, encoded by the coding sequence ATGGCGTCGACGTTATCCACCATTACCCTCTCTGCGCCGTCACACCCTACCCCCAATTCTCCACACGCCTCAATCTCCTTCCCCAAACAAATGCTAAAATTCCCAATTCCTTCACCCAAACTCCACCACCACCGTCCACTCGCCGCCGTTGAAGCACCGGAGAAGGTAGTCGGACTCGGAGATGAAATCTCCAATTTAACACTAGCTGACGCACAGAAACTCGTCGAGTACCTTCAAGACAAGCTCGGTGTTACCGCCGCATCCTTCGCTCCTGCCGCCGTCTCCGCCGCACCCGCCGCCGCAGAAGCTCCGGTGGTTGTTGAGGAGAAGACGGAATTTGACGTTATCATTCAGGAAGTGCCGAGTAATGCGAGAATCGCGGCGATTAAAGCTGTTAGGGCTTTAACTAATTTGGCTTTAAAAGAAGCTAAGGAGTTGATTGAAGGCTTGCCGAAGAAGTTTAAGGAAGGAATTTCTAAGGATGAAGCTGAGGAAGCTAAGAAACAGCTTGAAGAAGCTGGTGCAAAAGTGTCTATTGCCTAG